A single genomic interval of Prunus dulcis chromosome 5, ALMONDv2, whole genome shotgun sequence harbors:
- the LOC117627105 gene encoding oxysterol-binding protein-related protein 2A-like isoform X8 yields MPFHDTKEYFTEPHIGCGSMKGVVNNSNKHREPRSQFDNVEEMQTEKEVHGYRYPHIERRKELPTPVEKEKGVSLWSMIKDNVGKDLTRVCLPVYFNEPISSLQKCCEDLEYSYLLDRAYEYGKMGNSLQRVLNVAAFAVSGYASSVGRHCKPFNPLLGETYEADYPDKGIRFFSEKVSHHPTLIACHCEGRGWKFWADSNIRTKFWGRSIQLDPVGVLSLEFDDGEIFQWSKVTTSIYNLILGKVYCDHHGTMHIRGNRQHSCKLKFKEQSILDRNPHQVHGVVEDVMGKKVATVFGKWDESIHYVNGDGSGKPNPSDASLLWKSSKPPNVTRYNLTSFAITLNELTPGLQIKEKLPPTDSRLRPDQRHLENGEYEKANAEKQRLEKRQRMSRKLQENGWKPRWFQREGEDGPFRYVGGYWETRKQGKWDECPDIFGEFSEGLDEALEGS; encoded by the exons ATGCCATTTCATGACACAAAAGAATATTTTACTGAACCACACATAGGTTGTGGGTCTATGAAAGGAGTTGTAAATAACAGTAATAAGCACCGTGAACCTCGAAGTCAATTTGATAATGTTGAGGAGATGCAAACTGAGAAGGAAGTTCATGGTTATAGATACCCACACATTGAAAGGCGAAAAGAGCTTCCCACTCCAGTTGAGAAGGAGAAAGGGGTCAGCCTTTGGTCTATGATCAAAGACAACGTGGGAAAGGATCTCACTCGAGTTTGCCTCCCTGTGTACTTTAACGAGCCAATATCGTCTCTTCAAAAGTGTTGTGAGGACTTGGAGTACTCGTATCTTTTAGATCGGGCATATGAGTATGGGAAAATG GGAAATAGTCTCCAAAGGGTTCTAAATGTTGCTGCATTTGCGGTTTCTGGATATGCATCGTCTGTAGGGCGGCACTGCAAGCCATTCAATCCTTTGTTAGGTGAAACTTATGAAGCTGACTATCCTGATAAAGGAATTCGCTTCTTCTCCGAAAAG GTTAGTCACCACCCAACGCTCATTGCCTGTCACTGTGAAGGTAGAGGGTGGAAGTTCTGGGCTGATAGCAATATCCGCACAAAATTTTGGGGGCGATCAATTCAGCTTGACCCTGTTGGAGTTCTGAGCTTGGAGTTTGACGATGGTGAAATTTTCCAGTGGAGCAAG GTCACAACAAGTATATATAATCTTATTCTTGGTAAAGTATACTGCGATCACCATGGTACAATGCATATACGGGGTAATCGTCAGCATTCATGCAAACTGAAGTTCAAAGAGCAATCAATTCTTGACCGAAATCCTCACCAG GTCCATGGAGTTGTGGAAGATGTGATGGGGAAAAAGGTTGCTACGGTATTTGGGAAGTGGGATGAAAGCATACATTATGTTAATGGTGATGGCAGTGGCAAGCCAAATCCTTCAGATGCTTCGTTGTTGTGGAAAAGTAGTAAACCTCCTAACGTCACACGGTATAACTTAACTTCATTCGCAATCACACTGAACGAGCTAACACCTGGACTGCAG ATTAAGGAGAAGCTACCACCCACGGATTCCAGGCTCAGGCCGGACCAGCGGCATTTGGAGAATGGAGAATATGAAAAGGCAAATGCAGAGAAACAGCGGTTGGAGAAAAGGCAAAGAATG TCGAGGAAACTACAAGAAAATGGGTGGAAACCTAGATGGTTCCAGAGAGAAGGTGAAGATGGACCTTTCCGCTACGTTGGTGGCTATTGGGAAACACGGAAGCAGGGAAAATGGGATGAATGTCCAGAcatttttggtgaatttagTGAAGGCCTTGATGAAGCATTAGAAGGGTCATGA
- the LOC117627105 gene encoding oxysterol-binding protein-related protein 2A-like isoform X7: MRVKEMHPLCCITLESAGLGDQSPEISLSRTRSLPTSLATAPLGSDTNASGRPAGSETTVAGVLHKWTNYSKGWRSRWFLLRNGVLSYAKIRRPETLSLLTPNDDVRLIGEISTHRLSRIDSGTGRRNNKPPKTVGIVHLKISSFRESKSDDRKFYIFTATKTLHLRTNSRSDRAAWLQALVSTRSLFPLRSLNDSLSLVQTDLSISTERLKKRLLEEGTSEILVQDCEQIMLSEFSQIQGQYKVLCEERSNLLDTLRQLEAANYEADASGIHDGEYQLTKHEFSGLGQGKYSECSTTESSDDIEKQELEEVSDEDEMPFHDTKEYFTEPHIGCGSMKGVVNNSNKHREPRSQFDNVEEMQTEKEVHGYRYPHIERRKELPTPVEKEKGVSLWSMIKDNVGKDLTRVCLPVYFNEPISSLQKCCEDLEYSYLLDRAYEYGKMGNSLQRVLNVAAFAVSGYASSVGRHCKPFNPLLGETYEADYPDKGIRFFSEKVSHHPTLIACHCEGRGWKFWADSNIRTKFWGRSIQLDPVGVLSLEFDDGEIFQWSKVTTSIYNLILGKVYCDHHGTMHIRGNRQHSCKLKFKEQSILDRNPHQVHGVVEDVMGKKVATVFGKWDESIHYVNGDGSGKPNPSDASLLWKSSKPPNVTRYNLTSFAITLNELTPGLQEKLPPTDSRLRPDQRHLENGEYEKANAEKQRLEKRQRMSRKLQENGWKPRWFQREGEDGPFRYVGGYWETRKQGKWDECPDIFGEFSEGLDEALEGS, from the exons ATGCGAGTCAAGGAGATGCACCCGCTCTGCTGCATCACGCTGGAGAGCGCGGGACTCGGCGACCAGTCGCCGGAGATCTCGCTCTCCCGGACCCGTAGCCTTCCCACGAGTCTGGCGACGGCGCCGCTTGGATCTGATACCAATGCCTCCGGCCGGCCGGCGGGATCTGAGACCACCGTCGCCGGAGTTCTCCACAAGTGGACCAATTACAGCAAGGGGTGGAGATCCAGGTGGTTTCTTCTCCGAAACGGCGTCCTCTCCTACGCCAAGATTCGGCGCCCCGAAACGCTCAGCCTCTTGACGCCAAACGACGACGTTCGACTCATCGGTGAGATCTCCACTCACCGCCTTTCGAGGATTGACAGCGGCACGGGGAGACGGAACAATAAGCCCCCAAAAACTGTTGGAATCGTCCACCTCAAG ATCTCATCCTTCAGAGAAAGCAAGTCTGATGATCGGAAGTTTTACATATTTACTGCTACAAAGACCCTTCATTTAAGAACTAATTCAAGGAGTGATCGGGCAGCTTGGCTACAAGCTTTGGTCTCAACTCGGAGCCTATTTCCGCTTAGATCCTTGAATGATAGTCTCTCCCTTGTACAAACTGATTTATCTATATCGACTGAAAGACTGAAAAAACGCCTACTTGAAGAGGGAACCAGTGAGATCCTTGTTCAGGATTGCGAGCAGATAATGCTCTCTGAATTTTCTCAAATACAAGGACAGTATAAGGTTCTCTGTGAAGAACGATCCAATTTACTCGACACACTAAGGCAGTTGGAG GCAGCTAATTATGAAGCTGATGCCTCTGGGATTCATGATGGTGAATACCAATTGACGAAGCATGAGTTTTCCGGTTTGGGACAGGGAAAATATAGTG AGTGCAGCACAACTGAATCATCTGATGATATTGAGAAACAAGAGCTTGAGGAAGTGTCAGATGAAGATGAAATGCCATTTCATGACACAAAAGAATATTTTACTGAACCACACATAGGTTGTGGGTCTATGAAAGGAGTTGTAAATAACAGTAATAAGCACCGTGAACCTCGAAGTCAATTTGATAATGTTGAGGAGATGCAAACTGAGAAGGAAGTTCATGGTTATAGATACCCACACATTGAAAGGCGAAAAGAGCTTCCCACTCCAGTTGAGAAGGAGAAAGGGGTCAGCCTTTGGTCTATGATCAAAGACAACGTGGGAAAGGATCTCACTCGAGTTTGCCTCCCTGTGTACTTTAACGAGCCAATATCGTCTCTTCAAAAGTGTTGTGAGGACTTGGAGTACTCGTATCTTTTAGATCGGGCATATGAGTATGGGAAAATG GGAAATAGTCTCCAAAGGGTTCTAAATGTTGCTGCATTTGCGGTTTCTGGATATGCATCGTCTGTAGGGCGGCACTGCAAGCCATTCAATCCTTTGTTAGGTGAAACTTATGAAGCTGACTATCCTGATAAAGGAATTCGCTTCTTCTCCGAAAAG GTTAGTCACCACCCAACGCTCATTGCCTGTCACTGTGAAGGTAGAGGGTGGAAGTTCTGGGCTGATAGCAATATCCGCACAAAATTTTGGGGGCGATCAATTCAGCTTGACCCTGTTGGAGTTCTGAGCTTGGAGTTTGACGATGGTGAAATTTTCCAGTGGAGCAAG GTCACAACAAGTATATATAATCTTATTCTTGGTAAAGTATACTGCGATCACCATGGTACAATGCATATACGGGGTAATCGTCAGCATTCATGCAAACTGAAGTTCAAAGAGCAATCAATTCTTGACCGAAATCCTCACCAG GTCCATGGAGTTGTGGAAGATGTGATGGGGAAAAAGGTTGCTACGGTATTTGGGAAGTGGGATGAAAGCATACATTATGTTAATGGTGATGGCAGTGGCAAGCCAAATCCTTCAGATGCTTCGTTGTTGTGGAAAAGTAGTAAACCTCCTAACGTCACACGGTATAACTTAACTTCATTCGCAATCACACTGAACGAGCTAACACCTGGACTGCAG GAGAAGCTACCACCCACGGATTCCAGGCTCAGGCCGGACCAGCGGCATTTGGAGAATGGAGAATATGAAAAGGCAAATGCAGAGAAACAGCGGTTGGAGAAAAGGCAAAGAATG TCGAGGAAACTACAAGAAAATGGGTGGAAACCTAGATGGTTCCAGAGAGAAGGTGAAGATGGACCTTTCCGCTACGTTGGTGGCTATTGGGAAACACGGAAGCAGGGAAAATGGGATGAATGTCCAGAcatttttggtgaatttagTGAAGGCCTTGATGAAGCATTAGAAGGGTCATGA
- the LOC117627105 gene encoding oxysterol-binding protein-related protein 2A-like isoform X5 translates to MRVKEMHPLCCITLESAGLGDQSPEISLSRTRSLPTSLATAPLGSDTNASGRPAGSETTVAGVLHKWTNYSKGWRSRWFLLRNGVLSYAKIRRPETLSLLTPNDDVRLIGEISTHRLSRIDSGTGRRNNKPPKTVGIVHLKISSFRESKSDDRKFYIFTATKTLHLRTNSRSDRAAWLQALVSTRSLFPLRSLNDSLSLVQTDLSISTERLKKRLLEEGTSEILVQDCEQIMLSEFSQIQGQYKVLCEERSNLLDTLRQLEAANYEADASGIHDGEYQLTKHEFSGLGQGKYSECSTTESSDDIEKQELEEVSDEDEMPFHDTKEYFTEPHIGCGSMKGVVNNSNKHREPRSQFDNVEEMQTEKEVHGYRYPHIERRKELPTPVEKEKGVSLWSMIKDNVGKDLTRVCLPVYFNEPISSLQKCCEDLEYSYLLDRAYEYGKMGNSLQRVLNVAAFAVSGYASSVGRHCKPFNPLLGETYEADYPDKGIRFFSEKVSHHPTLIACHCEGRGWKFWADSNIRTKFWGRSIQLDPVGVLSLEFDDGEIFQWSKVTTSIYNLILGKVYCDHHGTMHIRGNRQHSCKLKFKEQSILDRNPHQVHGVVEDVMGKKVATVFGKWDESIHYVNGDGSGKPNPSDASLLWKSSKPPNVTRYNLTSFAITLNELTPGLQIKEKLPPTDSRLRPDQRHLENGEYEKANAEKQRLEKRQRMSRKLQENGWKPRWFQREGEDGPFRYVGGYWETRKQGKWDECPDIFGEFSEGLDEALEGS, encoded by the exons ATGCGAGTCAAGGAGATGCACCCGCTCTGCTGCATCACGCTGGAGAGCGCGGGACTCGGCGACCAGTCGCCGGAGATCTCGCTCTCCCGGACCCGTAGCCTTCCCACGAGTCTGGCGACGGCGCCGCTTGGATCTGATACCAATGCCTCCGGCCGGCCGGCGGGATCTGAGACCACCGTCGCCGGAGTTCTCCACAAGTGGACCAATTACAGCAAGGGGTGGAGATCCAGGTGGTTTCTTCTCCGAAACGGCGTCCTCTCCTACGCCAAGATTCGGCGCCCCGAAACGCTCAGCCTCTTGACGCCAAACGACGACGTTCGACTCATCGGTGAGATCTCCACTCACCGCCTTTCGAGGATTGACAGCGGCACGGGGAGACGGAACAATAAGCCCCCAAAAACTGTTGGAATCGTCCACCTCAAG ATCTCATCCTTCAGAGAAAGCAAGTCTGATGATCGGAAGTTTTACATATTTACTGCTACAAAGACCCTTCATTTAAGAACTAATTCAAGGAGTGATCGGGCAGCTTGGCTACAAGCTTTGGTCTCAACTCGGAGCCTATTTCCGCTTAGATCCTTGAATGATAGTCTCTCCCTTGTACAAACTGATTTATCTATATCGACTGAAAGACTGAAAAAACGCCTACTTGAAGAGGGAACCAGTGAGATCCTTGTTCAGGATTGCGAGCAGATAATGCTCTCTGAATTTTCTCAAATACAAGGACAGTATAAGGTTCTCTGTGAAGAACGATCCAATTTACTCGACACACTAAGGCAGTTGGAG GCAGCTAATTATGAAGCTGATGCCTCTGGGATTCATGATGGTGAATACCAATTGACGAAGCATGAGTTTTCCGGTTTGGGACAGGGAAAATATAGTG AGTGCAGCACAACTGAATCATCTGATGATATTGAGAAACAAGAGCTTGAGGAAGTGTCAGATGAAGATGAAATGCCATTTCATGACACAAAAGAATATTTTACTGAACCACACATAGGTTGTGGGTCTATGAAAGGAGTTGTAAATAACAGTAATAAGCACCGTGAACCTCGAAGTCAATTTGATAATGTTGAGGAGATGCAAACTGAGAAGGAAGTTCATGGTTATAGATACCCACACATTGAAAGGCGAAAAGAGCTTCCCACTCCAGTTGAGAAGGAGAAAGGGGTCAGCCTTTGGTCTATGATCAAAGACAACGTGGGAAAGGATCTCACTCGAGTTTGCCTCCCTGTGTACTTTAACGAGCCAATATCGTCTCTTCAAAAGTGTTGTGAGGACTTGGAGTACTCGTATCTTTTAGATCGGGCATATGAGTATGGGAAAATG GGAAATAGTCTCCAAAGGGTTCTAAATGTTGCTGCATTTGCGGTTTCTGGATATGCATCGTCTGTAGGGCGGCACTGCAAGCCATTCAATCCTTTGTTAGGTGAAACTTATGAAGCTGACTATCCTGATAAAGGAATTCGCTTCTTCTCCGAAAAG GTTAGTCACCACCCAACGCTCATTGCCTGTCACTGTGAAGGTAGAGGGTGGAAGTTCTGGGCTGATAGCAATATCCGCACAAAATTTTGGGGGCGATCAATTCAGCTTGACCCTGTTGGAGTTCTGAGCTTGGAGTTTGACGATGGTGAAATTTTCCAGTGGAGCAAG GTCACAACAAGTATATATAATCTTATTCTTGGTAAAGTATACTGCGATCACCATGGTACAATGCATATACGGGGTAATCGTCAGCATTCATGCAAACTGAAGTTCAAAGAGCAATCAATTCTTGACCGAAATCCTCACCAG GTCCATGGAGTTGTGGAAGATGTGATGGGGAAAAAGGTTGCTACGGTATTTGGGAAGTGGGATGAAAGCATACATTATGTTAATGGTGATGGCAGTGGCAAGCCAAATCCTTCAGATGCTTCGTTGTTGTGGAAAAGTAGTAAACCTCCTAACGTCACACGGTATAACTTAACTTCATTCGCAATCACACTGAACGAGCTAACACCTGGACTGCAG ATTAAGGAGAAGCTACCACCCACGGATTCCAGGCTCAGGCCGGACCAGCGGCATTTGGAGAATGGAGAATATGAAAAGGCAAATGCAGAGAAACAGCGGTTGGAGAAAAGGCAAAGAATG TCGAGGAAACTACAAGAAAATGGGTGGAAACCTAGATGGTTCCAGAGAGAAGGTGAAGATGGACCTTTCCGCTACGTTGGTGGCTATTGGGAAACACGGAAGCAGGGAAAATGGGATGAATGTCCAGAcatttttggtgaatttagTGAAGGCCTTGATGAAGCATTAGAAGGGTCATGA
- the LOC117627105 gene encoding oxysterol-binding protein-related protein 2A-like isoform X2 — protein sequence MRVKEMHPLCCITLESAGLGDQSPEISLSRTRSLPTSLATAPLGSDTNASGRPAGSETTVAGVLHKWTNYSKGWRSRWFLLRNGVLSYAKIRRPETLSLLTPNDDVRLIGEISTHRLSRIDSGTGRRNNKPPKTVGIVHLKISSFRESKSDDRKFYIFTATKTLHLRTNSRSDRAAWLQALVSTRSLFPLRSLNDSLSLVQTDLSISTERLKKRLLEEGTSEILVQDCEQIMLSEFSQIQGQYKVLCEERSNLLDTLRQLEAANYEADASGIHDGEYQLTKHEFSGLGQGKYSGTQFITTESSDDIEKQELEEVSDEDEMPFHDTKEYFTEPHIGCGSMKGVVNNSNKHREPRSQFDNVEEMQTEKEVHGYRYPHIERRKELPTPVEKEKGVSLWSMIKDNVGKDLTRVCLPVYFNEPISSLQKCCEDLEYSYLLDRAYEYGKMGNSLQRVLNVAAFAVSGYASSVGRHCKPFNPLLGETYEADYPDKGIRFFSEKVSHHPTLIACHCEGRGWKFWADSNIRTKFWGRSIQLDPVGVLSLEFDDGEIFQWSKVTTSIYNLILGKVYCDHHGTMHIRGNRQHSCKLKFKEQSILDRNPHQVHGVVEDVMGKKVATVFGKWDESIHYVNGDGSGKPNPSDASLLWKSSKPPNVTRYNLTSFAITLNELTPGLQIKEKLPPTDSRLRPDQRHLENGEYEKANAEKQRLEKRQRMSRKLQENGWKPRWFQREGEDGPFRYVGGYWETRKQGKWDECPDIFGEFSEGLDEALEGS from the exons ATGCGAGTCAAGGAGATGCACCCGCTCTGCTGCATCACGCTGGAGAGCGCGGGACTCGGCGACCAGTCGCCGGAGATCTCGCTCTCCCGGACCCGTAGCCTTCCCACGAGTCTGGCGACGGCGCCGCTTGGATCTGATACCAATGCCTCCGGCCGGCCGGCGGGATCTGAGACCACCGTCGCCGGAGTTCTCCACAAGTGGACCAATTACAGCAAGGGGTGGAGATCCAGGTGGTTTCTTCTCCGAAACGGCGTCCTCTCCTACGCCAAGATTCGGCGCCCCGAAACGCTCAGCCTCTTGACGCCAAACGACGACGTTCGACTCATCGGTGAGATCTCCACTCACCGCCTTTCGAGGATTGACAGCGGCACGGGGAGACGGAACAATAAGCCCCCAAAAACTGTTGGAATCGTCCACCTCAAG ATCTCATCCTTCAGAGAAAGCAAGTCTGATGATCGGAAGTTTTACATATTTACTGCTACAAAGACCCTTCATTTAAGAACTAATTCAAGGAGTGATCGGGCAGCTTGGCTACAAGCTTTGGTCTCAACTCGGAGCCTATTTCCGCTTAGATCCTTGAATGATAGTCTCTCCCTTGTACAAACTGATTTATCTATATCGACTGAAAGACTGAAAAAACGCCTACTTGAAGAGGGAACCAGTGAGATCCTTGTTCAGGATTGCGAGCAGATAATGCTCTCTGAATTTTCTCAAATACAAGGACAGTATAAGGTTCTCTGTGAAGAACGATCCAATTTACTCGACACACTAAGGCAGTTGGAG GCAGCTAATTATGAAGCTGATGCCTCTGGGATTCATGATGGTGAATACCAATTGACGAAGCATGAGTTTTCCGGTTTGGGACAGGGAAAATATAGTGGTACACAGTTTAT CACAACTGAATCATCTGATGATATTGAGAAACAAGAGCTTGAGGAAGTGTCAGATGAAGATGAAATGCCATTTCATGACACAAAAGAATATTTTACTGAACCACACATAGGTTGTGGGTCTATGAAAGGAGTTGTAAATAACAGTAATAAGCACCGTGAACCTCGAAGTCAATTTGATAATGTTGAGGAGATGCAAACTGAGAAGGAAGTTCATGGTTATAGATACCCACACATTGAAAGGCGAAAAGAGCTTCCCACTCCAGTTGAGAAGGAGAAAGGGGTCAGCCTTTGGTCTATGATCAAAGACAACGTGGGAAAGGATCTCACTCGAGTTTGCCTCCCTGTGTACTTTAACGAGCCAATATCGTCTCTTCAAAAGTGTTGTGAGGACTTGGAGTACTCGTATCTTTTAGATCGGGCATATGAGTATGGGAAAATG GGAAATAGTCTCCAAAGGGTTCTAAATGTTGCTGCATTTGCGGTTTCTGGATATGCATCGTCTGTAGGGCGGCACTGCAAGCCATTCAATCCTTTGTTAGGTGAAACTTATGAAGCTGACTATCCTGATAAAGGAATTCGCTTCTTCTCCGAAAAG GTTAGTCACCACCCAACGCTCATTGCCTGTCACTGTGAAGGTAGAGGGTGGAAGTTCTGGGCTGATAGCAATATCCGCACAAAATTTTGGGGGCGATCAATTCAGCTTGACCCTGTTGGAGTTCTGAGCTTGGAGTTTGACGATGGTGAAATTTTCCAGTGGAGCAAG GTCACAACAAGTATATATAATCTTATTCTTGGTAAAGTATACTGCGATCACCATGGTACAATGCATATACGGGGTAATCGTCAGCATTCATGCAAACTGAAGTTCAAAGAGCAATCAATTCTTGACCGAAATCCTCACCAG GTCCATGGAGTTGTGGAAGATGTGATGGGGAAAAAGGTTGCTACGGTATTTGGGAAGTGGGATGAAAGCATACATTATGTTAATGGTGATGGCAGTGGCAAGCCAAATCCTTCAGATGCTTCGTTGTTGTGGAAAAGTAGTAAACCTCCTAACGTCACACGGTATAACTTAACTTCATTCGCAATCACACTGAACGAGCTAACACCTGGACTGCAG ATTAAGGAGAAGCTACCACCCACGGATTCCAGGCTCAGGCCGGACCAGCGGCATTTGGAGAATGGAGAATATGAAAAGGCAAATGCAGAGAAACAGCGGTTGGAGAAAAGGCAAAGAATG TCGAGGAAACTACAAGAAAATGGGTGGAAACCTAGATGGTTCCAGAGAGAAGGTGAAGATGGACCTTTCCGCTACGTTGGTGGCTATTGGGAAACACGGAAGCAGGGAAAATGGGATGAATGTCCAGAcatttttggtgaatttagTGAAGGCCTTGATGAAGCATTAGAAGGGTCATGA